Proteins encoded by one window of bacterium:
- the nusA gene encoding transcription termination factor NusA has product MNNQELIRAVRQLEEEKGLSTDVLVEAIEAALLSAYKKNFGQAAQNIRVELDRETGEQHVYSVRTIVGEVVDPNLEVPLAEARQWDPDSQIGDIVEVEVTPKDFGRIAAQTAKQVIVQRIREAERDMVYREFRDREGDIVTGTVQRVERRNVYMDLGRIEAVLPPTEQVPREGYRQNDRVKAYVVEVKQGNRGPQIVVSRTHPGLLKRLFELEVPEIYEGIVEIKAIAREAGARSKVGVLSRDRNVDAVGACVGPKGTRVQSIVDELRGEKIDIVPWSADQATFVASALSPAKVIRVEIHDETKTALVVVPDNQLSLAIGKEGQNARLAAKLTGWRIDIKSESQIKELEARKIFADLPVEEPAADTQPAAEAGAPAAEPAAEEPVGPAAQHEPAHAEQLGTEGQGERPAQHAGDRAGRG; this is encoded by the coding sequence GAGGCCATCGAGGCCGCGCTGCTCTCGGCGTACAAGAAAAATTTCGGGCAGGCCGCGCAGAACATCCGCGTCGAGCTGGACCGTGAGACGGGCGAACAGCACGTGTACAGCGTGCGGACAATCGTCGGCGAGGTGGTGGACCCGAACTTGGAAGTGCCGCTCGCCGAGGCGCGGCAGTGGGATCCCGACAGTCAGATCGGCGATATCGTCGAGGTCGAGGTGACGCCGAAGGACTTCGGCCGCATCGCGGCCCAGACGGCGAAACAGGTCATCGTGCAGCGCATCCGGGAAGCCGAGCGCGACATGGTGTACCGGGAATTCCGGGACCGCGAAGGCGACATCGTCACCGGCACCGTGCAGCGCGTCGAGCGCCGGAACGTGTACATGGATCTCGGCCGCATCGAGGCCGTGCTGCCGCCGACGGAACAGGTGCCGCGCGAGGGGTATCGGCAGAACGACCGCGTGAAGGCCTACGTCGTCGAGGTCAAGCAGGGGAACCGCGGACCGCAGATCGTCGTCAGCCGAACGCACCCGGGGCTGCTCAAGCGGCTGTTCGAGCTGGAAGTGCCGGAGATCTACGAAGGCATCGTCGAGATCAAGGCGATCGCCCGCGAGGCCGGCGCCCGCAGCAAGGTCGGCGTCCTCTCGCGCGACCGCAACGTCGACGCGGTCGGCGCGTGCGTGGGGCCAAAGGGGACGCGGGTCCAATCGATCGTCGACGAGCTGCGCGGCGAAAAGATCGACATCGTTCCCTGGTCGGCCGATCAGGCGACGTTCGTGGCCAGCGCCCTCAGTCCGGCGAAGGTGATCCGGGTCGAAATCCACGACGAGACGAAGACGGCGCTGGTGGTCGTGCCCGACAACCAGCTGTCGCTGGCCATCGGGAAGGAAGGACAAAACGCCCGGCTCGCCGCCAAGCTGACGGGCTGGCGAATCGATATCAAGAGCGAGTCCCAGATCAAGGAGCTCGAGGCCCGGAAGATCTTCGCGGATCTGCCGGTGGAGGAGCCCGCGGCCGACACGCAGCCCGCGGCCGAGGCCGGCGCTCCGGCGGCCGAACCGGCCGCGGAGGAACCGGTGGGGCCCGCGGCGCAGCACGAGCCGGCTCACGCCGAGCAGCTCGGGACCGAAGGACAGGGCGAGCGGCCGGCGCAACACGCGGGCGATCGGGCGGGCAGGGGTTAG
- a CDS encoding YlxR family protein has translation MPKVRRVPQRQCVACGQVRPKRELVRIVRTPAGDVRVDATGKVSGRGAYVCPDDACVDRAVRGGRLAGALAQPLAEDIGQRLRETIVRPAPARAPVVRRVSLREQRTRSDGETEGSW, from the coding sequence GTGCCGAAAGTACGCAGGGTGCCGCAGCGGCAGTGCGTCGCGTGCGGGCAGGTCCGGCCCAAACGGGAACTGGTGCGGATCGTTCGGACGCCGGCCGGTGACGTGCGCGTCGACGCCACGGGAAAAGTCTCGGGGCGCGGCGCCTACGTGTGCCCGGACGATGCGTGCGTGGACCGCGCCGTGCGCGGAGGACGGCTCGCCGGCGCGCTCGCGCAGCCGCTGGCGGAGGACATCGGACAGCGCCTGCGCGAAACGATTGTCCGGCCGGCCCCGGCCCGGGCGCCGGTGGTACGGCGCGTGTCACTTCGGGAACAGCGAACGCGTTCGGATGGTGAAACGGAGGGGTCCTGGTGA
- a CDS encoding translation initiation factor IF-2 N-terminal domain-containing protein has product MKVHELARELGLTSKELIDRLEAMKVSVRNHMSVLDADTVARLRRGAAAPAASPAGTPPPSPEPARGPGRAVADDKVRQ; this is encoded by the coding sequence GTGAAGGTACACGAGCTGGCCAGGGAACTCGGCCTGACCAGCAAGGAACTAATCGACCGGCTGGAGGCCATGAAGGTCTCGGTCCGCAACCACATGTCCGTACTCGACGCGGATACCGTGGCGCGGCTCCGGCGCGGGGCCGCGGCCCCGGCCGCCTCTCCGGCCGGCACGCCACCCCCCTCGCCGGAGCCGGCGCGCGGGCCGGGCCGAGCCGTCGCCGACGACAAGGTGCGGCAG